A single window of Colletotrichum higginsianum IMI 349063 chromosome 8, whole genome shotgun sequence DNA harbors:
- a CDS encoding Sugar transporter, protein MTASNTASILFPGGEDNMSHHQSPRISEKQTIESHIPSITSDAPNTSHTRWWKDRGLRSLNLRLLAVFISPLMIGYDGTLIGSLLTMPHYLGLNPESSSLIGLMSAGYSFGAMIAFPALSWALDTFGRRIVIMAGDLVIIGAVLGQIFCYDARLYVLTRTALTYLLINEQLGMGSMLVTASCPVLLTELAHPRQRSFLVSGYGSLFFVGSLVVAWVSFGTLHIPTQWSWRIPTLLQLLPPAAQLPLIFLLPESPRWLVSHQRHSEARDILVRFHADGKPYDEVVLTQYTKICQAIELDVQGQVTRWVTWFHGSGNRRRLLLVVFCTVFGSWSGGGIITVYVSVALRQVGITAPAQQAGINGGLQVFNLCAALLGASLVDKIGRRVLFVSSSVIMLFAMVGFTVATEQFTQSPQLASSRALVAMIFLFQFGYDIGYAPLTPMYIAEICPYHLRAKAMALHYLLMYAFSAASHYANPVALHSMGWRYYIVYVGILAFEVLFTYFLFPETKGYTIEEISSIFDKPEPTSSEDS, encoded by the exons ATGACGGCGTCTAACACTGCTTCCATATTGTTCCCGGGAGGCGAGGATAACATGTCTCATCACCAATCGCCCAGAATCAGCGAAAAACAGACCATCGAGTCTCATATACCGTCAATCACTTCAGATGCACCCAACACTTCCCATACGCGATGGTGGAAAGACCGTGGTCTGAGGAGTCTGAACCTCCGGCTGCTCGCCGTCTTCATTAGCCCGTTGATGATTGGATATGATGGTACCCTCATAGGCTCTTTGTTAACCATGCCACACT ATCTCGGCTTGAACCCTGAGAGCAGCAGCCTCATCGGGCTGATGAGCGCTGGCTACTCGTTTGGAGCCATGATCGCATTCCCGGCTTTGAGCTGGGCTCTGGACACCTTTGGAAGGAGAATCGTGATCATGGCAGGGGACCttgtcatcatcggcgcTG TACTGGGGCAGATCTTCTGCTACGACGCACGGCTATATGTGCTCACTCG GACTGCCTTGACGTACCTCCTGATCAACGAGCAGCTTGGCATGGGCTCTATGCTCGTCACTGCTAGCTGCCCCGTCCTGCTCACCGAGCTCGCCCACCCGCGCCAGAGGAGCTTCCTGGTCAGCGGATACGGGTCTCTGTTCTTTGTTGGGTCCCTCG TCGTGGCCTGGGTCTCCTTCGGGACCCTACATATTCCCACGCAGTGGAGCTGGCGAATCCCGACGTTGTTGCAGTTGCTCCCGCCTGCGGCCCAGCTCCCGTTGATCTTCCTCCTGCCGGAATCCCCGAGGTGGCTCGTCTCGCACCAACGTCACAGCGAGGCCAGAGACATCCTGGTGCGGTTCCACGCCGACGGGAAGCCGTACGACGAGGTGGTGCTGACCCAGTACACCAAAATCTGCCAAGCGATCGAGCTCGACGTGCAGGGCCAAGTCACGCGATGGGTCACATGGTTCCACGGGTCCGGGAACCGCCGGAggctgctgctcgtcgtcttctgcACCGTTTTCGGATCGTGGAGCGGAGGCGGCATCATCACAGTCTACGTTTCCGTCGCCCTGCGACAGGTCGGCATCACGGCCCCCGCGCAACAGGCCGGCATCAACGGCGGGTTGCAGGTCTTCAACCTGTGCGCTGCGCTCTTGGGAGCCAGCCTCGTCGACAAGAtcggccgccgcgtcctctTCGTGTCCTCGAGCGTCATCATGCTCTTCGCCATGGTCGGCTTCACCGTGGCCACGGAGCAGTTCACCCAATCGCCGCAACTGGCATCCAGCAGAGCCCTAGTGGCGATGATCTTCCTGTTCCAATTCGGATACGACATTGGATACGCCCCGCTGACGCCCATGTACATCGCCGAGATATGCCCCTACCACCTCAGGGCCAAAGCCATGGCGTTGCACTACTTGCTCATGTACGCCTTCAGCGCCGCCAGCCATTATGCTAACCCGGTGGCCTTGCACAGCATGGGCTGGAGGTATTACATAGTCTACGTCGGCATCCTGGCTTTTGAGGTTTTGTTCACCTATTTCCTGTTCCCGGAGACCAAGGGATACACGATCGAGGAGATCTCTAGCATCTTTGACAAACCAGAGCCTACGTCATCGGAAGATTCATAG
- a CDS encoding Acyl-CoA dehydrogenase — protein sequence MSTPIARNLWRVARPAVKTAGCLRSVTAPSPSPRPCAAAAAFSTTPNRKIMETTGFTENQLTVREAVSQVCSEFPNTYWQERDQTEQDPKEFHAALAKDGWLGIALPESLGGSGLGISEATMMMQTISESGAGMAGAQSIHANVYATQPLARFGTPEQLEGTIPKIISGEWRTCFGVTEPNSGLDTLRLATTARKQTDGSYLVTGQKIWITCAQVASKMILLARTRAYEDCARPSEGLSLFCIDLDRSQPGLDMRKIKKMGGRAVDANEVFFDNYRIPAGSLVGREGQGFKIILHGMNAERCLLAGEALGLGYAAVAKASAYARDRVVFNRPIGQNQSIAHPLADAYMKLEAAKLATYHAARLYDASRDDPSIRQDQVGVAANSAKYMAAEAAFTACERAVLTHGGMGYAAEYDVERYLREIFVPRIAPVSREMILSYISEKVLNLPRSY from the coding sequence ATGTCTACACCGATAGCACGGAATCTTTGGCGTGTTGCGCGGCCCGCCGTTAAGACGGCCGGGTGCCTTCGCTCAGTAACagcaccatcaccatcacccagaccatgcgccgccgccgccgccttctcaaCAACGCCAAATCGCAAGATCATGGAGACAACCGGCTTCACCGAGAACCAGCTCACAGTCCGCGAGGCCGTCAGCCAGGTCTGCTCCGAGTTCCCCAACACCTACTGGCAAGAGCGCGATCAGACCGAGCAGGACCCGAAGGAGTTCCACGCGGCGCTGGCGAAGGACGGATggctcggcatcgccctccCGGAGTCCCTCGGCGGCTCCGGCCTGGGCATCTCCGAGGCCACCATGATGATGCAGACCATCAGCGagtccggcgccggcatggcGGGCGCCCAGTCCATCCACGCCAACGTCTACGCCACGCAGCCGCTCGCCAGGTTCGGCACGccggagcagctcgagggcACGATCCCCAAGATCATCTCGGGCGAGTGGCGGACGTGCTTCGGCGTCACCGAGCCCAACTCGGGCCTCGACACGCTGCGCctcgcgacgacggccaggaAGCAGACCGACGGGTCCTACCTCGTCACGGGGCAGAAGATCTGGATCACCTGCGCCCAGGTCGCGTCCAAGAtgatcctcctcgcccgcaCCAGGGCCTACGAGGACTGCGCCAGGCCGAGCGAGGGCCTGTCGCTCTTCTgcatcgacctcgaccgctCGCAGCCGGGGCTCGACATGCGCAAGATCAAGAAGATGggcggccgcgccgtcgacgccaacgaGGTCTTCTTCGACAACTACCGCATCCCCGCCGGCTCCCTCGTCGGCCGCGAGGGCCAGGGCTTCAAGATCATCCTCCACGGCATGAACGCCGAGCGGTGCCtgctcgccggcgaggcgctgggcctgggctatgccgccgtcgccaaggcctCGGCGTACGCGCGCGACCGCGTCGTCTTCAACCGGCCCATCGGCCAGAACCAGTCCATCGCGCACCCGCTGGCCGACGCGTACATGAAGCTGGAGGCCGCCAAGCTGGCCACCTACCACGCGGCGCGGCTGTACGACGCCAGCAGGGATGACCCGTCCATCCGCCAGGACcaggtcggcgtcgcggccaACAGCGCAAAGTACATGGCGGCCGAAGCCGCCTTCACGGCCTGCGAGCGCGCCGTGCTGACACACGGCGGGATGGGATACGCCGCCGAGTACGACGTCGAGAGGTACCTGCGCGAGATCTTTGTGCCCAGGATCGCCCCCGTGTCTCGCGAGATGATCTTGTCTTATATCAGCGAGAAGGTTCTCAACTTGCCGCGGAGTTATTGA
- a CDS encoding CoA-transferase family III translates to MATSNAPKSSAREPLPLEGITVVSLEHAIAAPFCTRQLADMGARVIKVERPGVGDFARAYDTRVNGMASHFVWANRSKESLALDLKKPRDFEVLKRLLAKSDVLVQNLAPGATERLGLGYNTLRETHPSLIVCDISGYGSDGPYRDKKAYDLLVQSEAGFLSVTGNGPEPAKAGISIADISAGMYAYSNILAAIIKRGKTGRGARIDISMLESMVEWMSFPMYYTHNDAPGLARSGAAHASIYPYGPFETGGGGSVMFGVQNEREWTNLCRDVLGDEALARDPRFVSNTLRVRHRDELKAVICGVFARSSAEEVLAKLDGAAIANANVNDMQGVWNHPQLKARARWTDVETPAGKIPALIPPGFASVEESRMGKVPGLGEHNEAIFRELGVEP, encoded by the coding sequence ATGGCTACTTCGAACGCCCCAAAGTCTTCTGCAAGGGAACCACTTCCCTTGGAAGGCATCACTGTCGTCAGCCTCGAGCATGCCATAGCCGCACCCTTTTGTACCAGACAGCTTGCCGACATGGGTGCCAGGGTCATCAAGGTTGAGCGtcccggcgtcggcgacttCGCGAGAGCCTACGACACCCGAGTCAACGGAATGGCCTCGCATTTCGTCTGGGCGAACCGCTCGAAGGAGAGCCTGGCCCTGGACCTGAAGAAACCCCGAGACTTTGAGGTGCTCAAGAGGCTCCTTGCCAAATCGGATGTGTTGGTTCAGAATCTGGCCCCTGGCGCTACTGAACGGCTCGGCCTAGGTTACAACACGCTCCGAGAAACCCACCCTTCGCTGATAGTCTGTGATATCTCAGGCTACGGCTCCGATGGCCCGTACAGAGACAAGAAGGCGTATGACCTCCTCGTGCAAAGCGAAGCCGGTTTCCTCTCCGTCACTGGTAACGGGCCCGAGCCTGCGAAGGCTGGCATTTCCATCGCCGACATTTCGGCAGGCATGTACGCCTACTCCAACATCCTGGCCGCGATCATCAAGCGGGGCAAGACAGGCCGGGGCGCGCGGATAGACATCTCGATGCTCGAGAGCATGGTCGAGTGGATGAGCTTCCCCATGTACTACACCCACAACGACGCCCCGGGCCTGGCCCGCTCGGGGGCGGCCCACGCCTCCATCTACCCTTACGGTCCCTTcgagacgggcggcggcggctccgtcaTGTTTGGCGTGCAAAACGAGCGGGAGTGGACGAACCTCTGCCGCGACgtgctgggcgacgaggcgctGGCCAGGGACCCGCGGTTCGTGAGCAACACGCTCAGGGTCCGGCACCGGGACGAGTTGAAGGCGGTCATATGCGGCGTGTTTGCGCGCTcgtcggccgaggaggtcctCGCGAAGCTGGACGGCgcggccatcgccaacgccaacgtGAACGACATGCAGGGCGTGTGGAACCACCCGCAACTGAAGGCCAGGGCGCGGTGGACAGACGTCGAGACACCGGCGGGCAAGATTCCCGCCCTGATCCCGCCGGGATTCGCATCGGTAGAAGAGTCGAGGATGGGCAAGGTtcctggcctcggcgagcaCAACGAGGCGATCTTCAGGGAGCTGGGAGTTGAACCCTGA
- a CDS encoding Alpha beta hydrolase protein, with the protein MTKRDLASAANGTQPSANNLIWEQLPLVIDNAELSISTVRRSGSGDPVLFLHGFGSTKEDYTDVVLHDAMAGHPIIAYDAPGSGASTVSDYSAICMPFLVAVAEAVLEAHGVSGFHLVGHSMGGLTGLLLARRNPGAVRSFVNIKGNLAPEDCFLSRQILDFPADEGPDAFVDAFVERTRRSPDYGNGVYAAAFRAKVRPGAVRPTFESMVDYTDNGGLLDIFESLSCPRMFMFGVSYNRLSYLPRIVGAGVQLAEIPESGHFVMYSNPMAMWQRISMFLAEVVKE; encoded by the coding sequence ATGACTAAGAGAGAtttggcctcggccgccaacggcacccAGCCCTCCGCCAACAATCTCATATGGGAACAGCTTCCGCTCGTCATAGACAACGCCGAGCTGTCCATATCTACCGTCCGCCGCAGCGGCTCCGGAGACCCCGTTCTCTTCCTCCACGGCTTCGGCAGCACCAAGGAAGACTAcaccgacgtcgtcctccacGACGCCATGGCAGGCCATCCGATCATCGCCTACGACGCCCCGGGAAGCGGCGCCTCTACCGTCTCCGACTACTCGGCTATCTGCATGCCgttcctcgtcgccgtcgcggagGCCGTGCTCGAGGCCCACGGCGTCTCGGGCTtccacctcgtcggccactCCATGGGCGGCCTGACGGGCCTGCTGCTCGCGCGGCGCAACCCGGGCGCCGTGCGGAGCTTCGTCAACATCAAGGGGAACCTCGCGCCCGAGGACTGCTTCCTCAGCAGGCAGATCCTCGACTTCCCGGCCGACGAGGGGCCCGACGCATTCGTCGACGCCTTCGTCGAGCGGACGCGCCGGTCGCCGGACTACGGGAACGGCGTCTACGCGGCGGCGTTCCGGGCCAAGGTGCGGCCGGGCGCGGTGAGGCCGACGTTCGAGTCCATGGTTGACTACACGGACAACGGGGGCCTTCTGGATATCTTCGAGTCGCTTTCCTGCCCGAGGATGTTCATGTTCGGCGTGTCGTACAACCGGCTTAGCTACTTGCCGCGGATCGTGGGGGCCGGCGTCCAGCTAGCGGAGATCCCGGAGAGCGGTCACTTCGTCATGTACTCCAACCCCATGGCGATGTGGCAGCGCATTAGCATGTTTTTGGCCGAGGTTGTAAAAGAGTAG
- a CDS encoding CFEM domain-containing protein translates to MQFIITLGLLSGLAAAQSATTTASSSGSTGLPGLISQLPTCAVTCLNTAARNIGCSATDFTCLCDSQERLISSLTPCVLTAGCSADDIANAARIAPQICSEVDNNPAASDIASASNLVTGALGTATGGSAATATATPAAAAARPTNGYYGILGAGAVALAAIAL, encoded by the exons ATGCAGTTCATCATCACGCTCGGCCTGCTctccggcctcgccgccgcccagtccgccaccaccaccgcgtcctcctccggATCGACCGGCCTGCCGGGCCTCATCAGCCAACTGCCCACCTGCGCCGTCACCTGCCtcaacaccgccgccagAAACATCGGCTGCTCGGCAACAGACTTCACCTGCCTGTGCGACAGCCAGGAACGCCTCATCTCCTCCCTGACACCCTGCGTACTGACGGCCGGCTGCTCTGCCGATGACATTGCCA ATGCCGCGAGGATCGCACCCCAGATCTGCTCCGAGGTCGACAACAACCCCGCCGCGTCCGACATCGCGTCCGCCTCGAACCTCGTcaccggcgccctcggcaccgcgaccggcggcagcgccgccacggccacggccacccccgccgccgccgccgcgaggccCACCAACGGCTACTACggcatcctcggcgccggcgccgtcgctctggccgccatcgccttgTAG